TCACGGCCCGCCATGCTCCACCCCCTCTCCCACTCGCGTCCGTGTCCGTCCGTGGAGGTCGGTGCGCGTCCGTGGCCCCTCGCCCGGCCCTTCCCTCGGCGGGGAGAGGGGGGAAGCCGCCTACCGCACCCCGGCCTCGTGCACGGCGTCGACCACCGCCCTGGCGGTGTCGACGCTCGCCATGGGCATGATGCCGTGGCCGAGGTTGAAGATGTGGCCGCGGGCGGCCTTGCCCTTCTGGACGATCTCCGCCGCGGTGCGCTGGGCGACGTCGACGGGGGCGAACATGTAGGCGGGGTCCATGTTGCCCTGGACGCTGAAGCCCGGGCCGATGATGCGGATGGCGTCGGCGAGGTCGATGTGCCAGTCGAGGCCCAGCACGTGGCCCCCGGCCTGCTTGACCAGTTCGAGCATGAGGCCGGCGCCCTTGACGAAGTGGATGATCGGTACGCTTTGGTCGAGGCTTGCCAGGATGCGCTTGGAGTGGGGCAGCACGTACTTCGCGTAGTCCGCGGGGGAGAGGATGCCGCCCCAGGTGTCGAAGAGCTGCAGCGCCTGGGCCCCGGCGGCGGCCTGGGCGTTGAGGTAGGCGATGACGGTATCGGAGACCTTGTCCATGAGGTCGCGGAAGAGGTCGGGGGCGGTAAACATCATGCGCTTCAAG
The DNA window shown above is from Thermodesulfobacteriota bacterium and carries:
- the hemE gene encoding uroporphyrinogen decarboxylase; this translates as TPELACEVTLQPLDRLGVDAAILFSDIMIPLEGMGCKVEFNPGPVMEPIRTRAAVDALRVCEPEADVPYVLDAVRLIRRELAGKVPLIGFSGAPFTLAAYMVEGKGSREFANLKRMMFTAPDLFRDLMDKVSDTVIAYLNAQAAAGAQALQLFDTWGGILSPADYAKYVLPHSKRILASLDQSVPIIHFVKGAGLMLELVKQAGGHVLGLDWHIDLADAIRIIGPGFSVQGNMDPAYMFAPVDVAQRTAAEIVQKGKAARGHIFNLGHGIMPMASVDTARAVVDAVHEAGVR